In a genomic window of Candidatus Margulisiibacteriota bacterium:
- a CDS encoding TlpA disulfide reductase family protein has translation MKKTLIFLSLCLLLGSFAVCDPSSIKIGSQVPELKLPTLSGSSYDLSSDRGKPVIITFYSTWSHSCLEQLEFLNSLSSSNKDLKVVAVALEKNSSPVKSFLDKNGFSFTSLIDKKMRSLDPFQVLIIPTAFLIDDTGILRNIYVDFDETVKNSMASDIKSLLSSKK, from the coding sequence ATGAAAAAGACACTTATCTTTTTATCCCTGTGCTTATTGCTTGGCAGTTTTGCCGTTTGCGACCCGTCCTCGATCAAGATCGGGTCGCAGGTGCCGGAGTTAAAGCTCCCGACGCTTTCGGGCTCCTCCTACGACCTTTCTTCCGACAGGGGCAAACCCGTTATCATCACTTTTTACTCTACCTGGAGCCATTCATGCCTGGAGCAGCTCGAGTTCCTTAACTCCCTTTCTTCCTCCAATAAGGATCTGAAGGTGGTGGCCGTAGCGCTCGAAAAAAACTCCTCACCAGTAAAAAGCTTTCTGGATAAGAATGGTTTCAGCTTTACCTCTTTAATAGATAAAAAAATGCGGTCGCTAGACCCTTTTCAGGTGCTTATCATACCAACCGCGTTCCTCATCGACGATACAGGTATTCTCAGGAATATTTATGTGGATTTTGACGAAACAGTAAAGAACTCCATGGCCTCTGACATAAAGAGCCTGCTGTCTTCAAAAAAGTAG
- a CDS encoding YggS family pyridoxal phosphate-dependent enzyme has translation MSNIAENIIRVRERMQKAAGRAGRELSSIKLVAVTKTAAVEQIEEAFRCGIEDFGENRLQTAEPKILALSLQKSVSWHMIGHLQTNKVKKALGLFCLIHGLDSLKLARKIDEEAGKKGLVFPVFMEVNISEEATKFGMKPQDAKVFLVQCRALPNIKVQGLMVMAPYSPDPEAARPHFKKAALLKKELGLEYLSMGMSGDFETAIEEGSDMVRIGTAIFGT, from the coding sequence ATGTCAAATATAGCAGAAAACATAATCCGCGTCAGAGAAAGGATGCAAAAAGCTGCCGGCAGAGCAGGCAGAGAGCTTTCGAGCATAAAACTGGTAGCGGTCACAAAGACCGCGGCTGTTGAACAGATAGAAGAGGCTTTTAGGTGCGGTATAGAGGACTTTGGCGAGAACAGGCTGCAGACAGCGGAGCCAAAGATCTTGGCGCTTTCTTTACAAAAGAGCGTAAGCTGGCACATGATAGGGCATTTACAGACCAATAAGGTAAAAAAAGCGCTGGGCCTGTTCTGCCTTATACACGGATTAGATTCCCTTAAGCTTGCAAGGAAGATAGATGAGGAGGCAGGTAAAAAAGGCCTGGTGTTCCCTGTGTTTATGGAGGTGAATATTTCGGAAGAAGCCACAAAATTTGGAATGAAACCGCAGGATGCAAAAGTATTTTTGGTCCAATGCCGCGCTTTGCCTAACATAAAAGTACAGGGGCTTATGGTCATGGCGCCATATTCCCCTGACCCCGAAGCAGCAAGACCCCACTTCAAAAAGGCGGCTTTACTTAAAAAGGAATTAGGTTTAGAATATCTATCAATGGGCATGTCCGGGGATTTTGAAACAGCCATAGAAGAAGGGTCGGACATGGTCAGGATAGGGACTGCGATATTTGGGACATAG
- a CDS encoding cell division protein SepF: MVENIWNTAKAFIGLADDGQTDDYLPKSEKAAVDLGPIKPRSSKKASSSDYEIMLYEPRAYEDSLQISARLRAGDPVIVNL; this comes from the coding sequence ATGGTGGAGAATATCTGGAACACGGCAAAAGCTTTCATTGGCCTGGCTGATGATGGACAAACGGATGATTATTTGCCCAAGTCTGAAAAAGCGGCTGTCGATCTTGGCCCCATCAAGCCCAGGTCCAGCAAAAAGGCCTCCAGCAGCGATTACGAGATCATGCTGTACGAGCCCAGAGCATATGAAGACTCCCTGCAGATCTCGGCGCGTCTAAGGGCAGGGGACCCGGTCATAGTCAATCTT